The genomic segment CAAGGTGACCAAGAACGTGAGCAAGCCCAGGcacagccgccgccgccgcgggcgTCTGACGAAACACACCAAGTTCGTGCGGGACATGATTCGGGAGGTGTGTGGCTTTGCCCCGTACGAGCGGCGCGCCATGGAGTTACTGAAGGTCTCCAAGGACAAACGCGCCCTCAAGTTTATCAAGAAAAGGGTGGGGACGCACATCCGCGCCAAGAGGAAGCGGGAGGAGCTGAGCAACGTATTGGCCGCTATGAGGAAAGCTGCTGCCAAGAAAGACTGAGCCGCCTCCCCCGGCTTCTCCGTGAAATAAAGAACAGCTtgaccgaaaaaaaaaaaaaaaaaaatacaaaaatgagcctgggcgacacagcaagactcgtctcaaaaagaaaaaaataaaataaataaataaaagaagctcCTCCTCCAGAAAACAATTCCTAGCCCCCTTTTCCCATTTAGGGTAGCCTCCCTCTGGGCACTAACTGTATCCTATGCATAGTATTTATcacactttgttgttgttgttttttgagatggagttttgctcttgttgcctaggctggagtgcaatggcaccatcttggctcactgcaacctctgcctcccaggttcaagcgattctcctgcctcagcctcccaactagctgagattataggcatgtgccaccacacccaggtaattttgtatttttagtagagacagggtttctccatgttggtcaggctggtcttgaactcctgacctcaggtgatccacccacctcggcctcccaaagtgctgggattacaggcgtgagccaccgcacctggcctaattacACTGTTATAATTACCTCTTTTCTTATTATCATTTCCACTGGTGGCTTTCAAACTACTTTACTAACCCACacctatatattaaaaaaaaaaaaaatcttttttttttacgACTCCAGTacataccaaaataaaaatttcacacaGCAGTACTGAACCTTAAAACATGCAACACACTCTGATATTTACTATTCCACAGTATATTTCTTTATTCCTAATTTTGGTTTCAACACACTAAATTGATATGCATGACCCTTTAGTGAGCCaaatttacagtttaaaaatattgcaaTAGAATGTGAACTCACGTAGATTCTACAGCATGGTAGATGCTCAATGTAGGAattgaagaaaaagataaatatctgTGTATCCCTAGCAATTAGTGCAAGGTAAGGTACAAAGCAGTggttaataaaaatgtttgagaacaaaataaacacaattctGGGATAGATCATCTCCATGAATCATATTCCCCcccatcactttcctttttaagAATGAAGATTTCTTGgtcaagcgcggtggctcacacctgtaattccagcactttcggaggccaaggcgggttattcacctgaggtcagaagttcgagaccagcctggccaacatggcaaaaccccgtctctactaaaaataacaaaaaaattagctgggtgtggtggcgcatgcctgtaatcccagtgactcaggaggctgaggcaggagaatcacttgaacccagaaggcggaggttgcagtgagctgagattgtgccatcgcacttcaacctgggcaacaagagcaaaactctgcctcaaaataaataaataagtattacAAGATATGAAGATGAAAGTATAGACATGTAAAAACATATACAGAGACAGGCAAAaccagagaaagaataaaaa from the Macaca nemestrina isolate mMacNem1 chromosome 11, mMacNem.hap1, whole genome shotgun sequence genome contains:
- the LOC139356980 gene encoding large ribosomal subunit protein eL36-like, with amino-acid sequence MALRYPMAVGLNKGHKVTKNVSKPRHSRRRRGRLTKHTKFVRDMIREVCGFAPYERRAMELLKVSKDKRALKFIKKRVGTHIRAKRKREELSNVLAAMRKAAAKKD